Proteins encoded in a region of the Raphanus sativus cultivar WK10039 chromosome 8, ASM80110v3, whole genome shotgun sequence genome:
- the LOC108822841 gene encoding uncharacterized protein LOC108822841: MHAKTDSEVTSLAASSPARSPRRPVYYVQSPSRDSHDGEKTATSFHSTPVLSPMGSPPHSQSSMGRHSRESSSTRFSGSLKPGSRKVNDGSKRKGHGGEKQWKECAMIEEEGLLDDGERDRGLPRRCYVLFFIVGFFILLGLFSLILYGAAKPQKPKITVKSITFEMLKVQAGQDAGGVGTDMITMNATLRMLYRNTGTFFGVHVTSTPIDLSFSQMKIGSGSIKKFYQSRKSQRTVLVHITGEKIPLYGSGATLIPPAPPAPLPKPKKKKKGAPVVIPDPPAPPAPVPMKLSFVVRSRAYVLGKLVKPKFLKKIECDINFEHKLLNKHIAISNNCTVTTV, from the exons ATGCACGCCAAAACCGACTCCGAGGTGACGAGCCTCGCGGCGTCGTCACCAGCCAGATCTCCTCGTCGACCAGTCTACTACGTCCAGTCACCTTCCCGTGACTCCCACGACGGAGAGAAAACAGCGACATCGTTTCACTCAACTCCGGTGCTTAGCCCGATGGGATCTCCGCCGCATTCTCAATCCTCCATGGGTCGCCACTCACGAGAATCCTCCTCGACACGATTCTCCGGGTCCTTGAAACCCGGGTCTCGGAAAGTCAACGACGGCTCGAAGCGGAAAGGACACGGCGGAGAGAAGCAGTGGAAAGAGTGTGCGATGATTGAAGAGGAAGGGCTGTTAGATGACGGCGAGAGAGACCGTGGTCTGCCTCGTCGATGCTATGTCTTGTTCTTCATCGTTGGGTTCTTTATACTTCTTGGTCTCTTCTCTTTGATTCTATATGGAGCTGCTAAACCTCAGAAACCGAAGATCACTGTTAAG AGTATAACATTCGAGATGCTTAAGGTACAAGCTGGTCAAGATGCTGGTGGTGTAGGAACGGATATGATCACGATGAACGCTACTCTGAGAATGTTGTATCGGAACACGGGAACTTTCTTCGGTGTCCATGTTACTTCAACTCCAATCGATCTCAGTTTCTCTCAGATGAAAATCGGCTCTGGATCC ATTAAGAAGTTTTATCAGTCAAGGAAGAGCCAGAGAACGGTACTGGTACATATAACCGGAGAGAAGATTCCTTTATATGGAAGTGGCGCGACCTTGATACCGCCAGCGCCTCCAGCTCCACTTCCCAAAcctaaaaagaagaagaaaggagctCCTGTCGTTATTCCTGACCCGCCCGCGCCTCCTGCACCAGTGCCAATGAAGCTCAGCTTTGTGGTTCGGTCACGAGCTTACGTGTTGGGGAAGCTAGTGAAGCCCAAGTTCCTCAAGAAAATCGAATGTGACATCAACTTCGAACACAAACTTCTCAATAAGCATATAGCCATCTCCAATAATTGCACCGTCACTACTGTTTGA